A stretch of DNA from Gimesia chilikensis:
GAGCGGGTGAGGCACAAACTGGCCGGGTTTCGTCTGTTCGTACCAGACGATTGTGTTGCGACGTTGATCGTAGTTCCAGGTCATGGTACAGGCGGCGAGATCGATGTCGCCATCCTGGTCAAAGTCGCCATGGGTGACGCCATACGCGCCTGTGAGTGGGGCGAGGTGATGTGGCTTGAACGGAAAGCGACCCTGGTTTTCCAGCCATTGCACGGAGTGACTGGGACGCAGCTCGAAGCTGTCCATCGTGTCGCCGTTGGTATAGAGCAGATCCAGATCCCCGTCCTGATCGAGGTCCACCAGGTCGATGCACGATGAGCCGTAGGCGGGGTCGGGGGCCTGGAAGATGGTTTCGGTGCGAAACTGGCCTTGTCCCTGGTTGAGAAAAGCGACGATGGTTTCATGTTCCTGCGAGAAGAGGGCGACAAAGTCGGGCAGGCCGTCCTGGTTCCAGTCGGTGATCAGCACATGGCTGGCGCCGTGGCGGGGATCGAGTACCTGCAACCGATATTTGAGATCGTCTGTTGCTGGCGAGACATTTTCCAGATAGAGCAGACGTCCAGTTTTGTGCCAGCCAAACTCGGCGACGATCAGGTCAAGATCTCCGTCGGCATCGAAGTCGGCAGCTTTGGCGTCAGCAACCCGTCCCAGTCCTGCCTGGAGTGACTGCTGTCGATAACTGTCTGATTGCGGATCGAAGAGCAGGGCTTCGACGGAGCCCCGGTCGTGGTCTTCCGGCCCGAAACTGCCCAGGTCGGCGATGAGGTAATCGTCGTGCTGGTCTCCGTTGAGGTCGATGCGTTCAATGTGAGCCGGATGGTGTAGTTTGGCCAGCGGTTCGAATAAGGGCTGTCTCTCTGAAAAGCGGATGCGACCGACACGTCCGGAACCCAGATCGGTGAGCAGCAGTTCGTGAGGTGTCTTGCCAGCGACCCAGTTGAGATTCGAAACGCCGGGCAGGGGATCGTCGTCGAGACGGGGAAAGGGTTGCCGCTGAAAATCAACCGGGCCGGGGGCGAGGTTCTCGATTTGTGAAGGCAGCTCATGTTGTTCGGGCGCCAGCGCCTCAAAGTAACGGATGACTTCGGGCATCGGCGGGACGCGCAGGCTCTGATTGGGGGACTGTTCGTAGTGCGCGTATTCGCGGGGAATCTGCATCCGCCAGGCAGCTTTGGTCAGCACACCCGGATCGGGACAGGCATGACAGTGGCCACAGAAATTTTGGATTTCCGTTTCAAATTCCGTGTGCCGTGTCTCTGTCGTGAAGGTGTCCTCGGGAGGCGAGGACGATTCCTGTTTCCCGCACGCCATGAGCAGTGCGAGAAACAGAAAACAATAACTGCGGGCCGGCATTACTGTGCCTGCTCCTGCTGTTCCAGAATCGGTCGCAGTGCTTCTTCAAAGGCGTCGGCCTGACGGAAGAAGCCCAGGTCGGTGGGGTGAGAACTGTCGACGGTACCTTCAAAATCATCGCCGAGTAGATTGTCTCCTTCCAGGTAATAGAGGTTTTTGACGCCTTCTTTTTTGAGCTGCTCGTAGCCCGCTTTGAGTGCTGCGCGGCTGGTACGGTGCCGTTCCTGACTGCTCGGTTTGAGATAAGCGTTGGTGTAGGTCCGGTCTTCGACCAGCAGGATTGGCGTTTCGGGATGCGCGGCCCGCAGCGTTTTGACGAGAGGGACCGTCTCTTTTTTGACGGTATCAGCGGTGACGTTGGGGAGGCAGTCCATGATGAAGACGCTGGCATCGAGCTCGGCTACGAGTTTAGCGACTTCCGGTTCCATGCGGCCGTTCCCCGAGAAGCCGAGATTGATCACCGGGCGATCGAGACGGCGACCGAGGATCGCGGTGTGGACCATTCCAGTGCGTGAGGCACAGCCTCCCTGAGTGATGGACGTTCCCCAGAACACCAGCGGTTTATCTTTGCCTGCTTCGCGAGCGGGTGCTTTCCAGAGCTGACTGGATTCAGGAATGCCAATCTCCACCGATTTGACACCGTTATACAGGGGCAGGTAGAGCATGTATTCCCGTTTGCCGGGGATGATACCTGTAACCAGCGTGGCGGTTGTTGTCTGCTGAGCAGGACGACCAACGCCGAGCCAGCGCCATTTACCCGATTCGGTTTTGACATAGAGGTCCAGGCCGCTGACGCCGGTGGCTGCCATGTGGTTCATGGCCAGCGAAGCGGAAGTGAGCGTCCATCTGGCTTTGATCGTGGTCGCATCGGTGACGAAGCGAACGGCCATGCCGGCGGAGTGTTTGGAGAGTGACCAGACCGGAGGACGGACGACGCCTTTGGCTTTTTGGGGCAGGCGATCGTAAAAGCTTTCCGTGTCGGTCCAGCCTTTGCCTTCCACATCCAGGTTCTGGATATCAAACCAGTGGGTTTTGTCTTTTTCGTCCGTGGTAAAATCAGTTAACGGCTGATCGGCGGCCTGCAGGATTGTTGCCGATGCCAGCAGACAGACCAGGGAAAAGACGCGCAGCCAGATGGTTCGTTGATTCACTCTCATTGCTGTTCCTGTTTATGCTCTTAGATGCGTAAAAGATGGTTGTTGTTTCACCATCTTAACAGGAGCCAGCGGGAAAAAGAAAGCGGGGGTCGAACGATTGCCGGTTAGAATTCGCCGATGACTTCGCCGTTCATCCGGGTACCCAGTGCCCTCCAGATTTCCAGCGAGATGTTTTCACTGATCGTGCGGACGGACCCATCGACGAGCACCGCGTTCACAACCCCTGTATGGAAACTGCGGGAGGTGATAATCGCGTAGGTGGGGGAACCGGCGGATCCGTTCTTCCCTTCCTGCCAGGAGTTGAAATCGGCGTCGTACTCAGTGCCGCCACTGGTGTAAGGAACGTAGGTGTTGGGATTCATGGTCACGGTAAATCCGGTGTGGTGCACTCGCCCATCGGGCCATTCGGTGTGCCCGGTATTGGTTTTAAAGTCGGCTCCTGAAGCTACGATGGTGGCCGCTTCGGAAGCCGTGCCGGGAATGGTTGTCGTCGATGGACCGCCGTTGCGGGTGTAGGGCTGCCAGCCTTTGACTTCGGCTGCGAGCAGTGTGTTACTGGTACCGTCGGTGAAGCTGGCCATGGTCAGGCTGGCGTTCGGATAAAAGGCGCCGTTGCCGCTGCTGCCGTTCGTGGGATCAAAGACGAACCAGGTTCCGTAGTTAAATCCGTAGTTGGTGGGATAGAGTTTAACTTTTCCGCCACCGGGGTCACGGACTCTGTCACTGTTGGGATCACTGGGGCAGGCGTAGACGGGAATTTTCAGTCCATCAATGGCGGCCTGGAAGTCCCAGGCGGTCGAGAGATCGACATTGTCGTAGAGGTTGCCTTGTTCCAGCATGGGGAGAATCCGACCATGCACGCCCCAGGAACCATTGTTGCCTGTGGAAGTCACGGCAAGATCGACACTGGCGCCGGGAGGCAGATAGCGATAGCTGCTGACATAATTATGGATCGCGAGCCCCAGCTGTTTCAGGTGATTCTTGCATTGGGTACGACGCGCGGCTTCCCGGGCCTGTTGAACGGCGGGTAAGAGAAGGGCAATCAGGATCGCGATGATGGCGATCACCACTAGAAGTTCGATCAGGGTAAATCCACGGCGGGGACGCATAACGGTGTTTCCAGCTTACTTTGTACGGCGGGTAGTGAGAAGCACAATTCTATGGATGAACTGCAGGCAAAGAATATACCAAAGCCTTGTATTTCACTGACTTTGCTGCAAGTCCAGGTGTTTGAGCGTGAATAAAATGGCTGAAGCAGGAAGAGGTGTCGCACTGAGCGACACCGGAGTCGTTTCAAGCGACATTGCGATTGGTGAATTCTGGCACCGAGCGGGGCCCCGGTTCTAAAAAACGAGGTTGTCAGAGTGGTTTCAAAGTATTTTATGATCCCTGTTTCTTCTAAAATGGGAGGAAACTCTCAACTCTGATTTTACATGTGCAGGAAAGTTCCCGTTATGCGCTGGCCGTTACGGTACCAGATTTTGATTCCGATGGTCGGCATCATGGTGTGCGCGATTGTGGGTGTGACTTTATTGCATGCCTGGCTGGCGACGCATCAGATCAAGGTACAGGTGCGGGATCAGTTTCGGCAGATTGCGCATACGTTGAACGATGCGACATTTCCGCTGACCGTGGCGGTGTTAAACCAGACGAAAGGATTGTCGGGAGCCGACTTTGTTCTTGTGGGGGCGGAAGACCAGGTGCTCTCGTCCACGCGTCCCGACTTTACTCCCGCTCCTATACAGGGGACGCCTCCCAGCTGGGATGAGCTACAGATTTCGGACGTGATTGAAGCCGGGGATGCTCCTTTTTTTCATTCCGTGGTGAAACTGCAACCCCGGATACCAGGGGCAGGCGTACGTTACCTGCATATTTACTATCCGGTACGTCAGTATCGTGAGGCGATTGCCAATGCCGTTTATCCGTCGTTGATTGCCGGAAGTATTGCGCTGATTGTAGTCGCGATTCTGGCAACGGTGATCGCTGCCCGTGTGACACGGCCGTTACAGCGTCTGGACCGTAAAGTGGTACAGATTGCCCGGGGAGATTTCCAGCCGATGATCCTGCCGGAACGCGATGATGAAATTCGCGACTTGAGTACCTCGATCAACCAGATGGCGGAACTGCTGGGGGATTACGAAGACGAAGTCAAACGTAGTGAGCGGCTGAAAACACTGGGGCAGTTGCGGGGGGCGATTGCTCACCAGCTCCGGAATGCGGTGACCGGGTGCCGGATTGCGCTGGATCTGTATCTCCGTAAATCCCCCGAATACCAGGAAGACGAAACGCTGCAGGTTGCGAACCGTCAGCTGTGTATGATCGAGCAATACCTGCAGAGCTTTCTGGAGAACAAGGGGGGGCACTTCTCCAGTTTTGAGCCGGTCTGCCTGAATGAGCTGGTGGCGCGGGTGGTCAGTCTGGTGGATCCGACGGCGCGGCATGTGGGCATCGCTTTGAAGGATGAAACCGGTTCTGAGCCTCTCGTAGTGGAAGGGGACGCGGAATCGCTGGAGCAGTTGATTTCCAATCTGGCGCTCAATGCGATCGAAGCTGCGGTTGCTGTGCAGGAAGCGCAGGGCATCTCGGGAGAGGTTTGCGTCAGGTTATTCCCAACAGGGGAAGAGTCTGTTACTTTGGAAGTGTCTGATACGGGCCCCGGACCGGAGTCGTCGATCGTAAATAAAATGTTTGAACCGCTGGTGACCGCCAAACGTGACGGGACCGGCCTGGGTTTATTTGTGGCCAGAGAGATCGTGCAGAATCACGGCGGCGAGATCCTCTGGGAACGGCGTGAGGAGCGTACCTGTTTCATGGTCGAGTTGCCTCTGGTGCAGACGGAGAAAGCGTGTGTCGAAACTATTGATCGTTGATGATGAAGAATCCATCTGCTGGGGGCTGAGCCAGTTGGGCGAAAGCCACGGCCACGAGGTGATGATGGCTTCAACAGCCGAACAGGCATTGAGCCTGGCGGAGAAAGACCGCCCCGATGTGGTGGTGATGGATGTGCGTCTGCCCGGCATGGATGGGCTGACGGCGATGCAGGGACTTTACGAGCGGATTGGTCCAGTGCCTGTGATTGTGATTACCGCCTATGGTGATCTGCAGACCGCTGTGGAAGCGGTGCGAAACGGAGCGTTTGACTATATCGTAAAACCATTTGATCTGGCTCAGATGGAGCAGGTGCTGGAGAAAGCGGTCAAGGAAGCGGGACGCGAAGAGCTGCAACCGGGTGAACCGCGACAGCTGGAAGGGCTTGTGGGTTCAACACCTGAGATGCAGCTGGTCTTCAAGTCAATCGCGCTGGTGGCGGCTTCGGATGCGAGTGTGATGCTCACGGGAGAAAGCGGGACCGGTAAGGAAGTGGCGGCGCAGGCGATTCACCGCTTCAGCGATCGTGCTTCGGGACCGTTTGTCGCCGTGAATATTGCTTCGCTCAGTGAGAGCCTGGCGGAGAGTGAACTGTTCGGTCATGTGCCGGGGGCGTTTACCGGCGCGGAGTCGGGGCGGATGGGTTTTCTGGAACAGGCCAACGGAGGTACGCTGTTCCTGGATGAAGTGGCCGACATCCCGCTGTCGATTCAGATCAAACTGCTGCGGGCCCTGGAAGAAGGTGAAGTACTGCCCGTGGGTTCGACGCAGCGCGTGAAGACGAATTTCCGTGTGATCACCGCTTCGCATCGGAACCTGGAATCGCTGATCAAGCGGGGCAAGTTCCGCCACGATCTTTATTTCCGCCTGTGTACGTTTGAGATCGACATTCCCCCCTTGCGGAAGCGGGTGGGAGATATTCGTCTGCTGGCCGAGTTCTTTCTGGAACGCTTTGTGGATCGGCAGACGGGGATGCAGCATCGGCTCACCGCAGAGACGATTACCGAACTGGAGCGTCGGCCCTGGTATGGCAATGTGCGCGAGTTACGCAATGCGATCGAACACGCAGCCTTACGGGCGCGGGGCGGAACGATTCTTCCCGAAGATCTGCCTGCGCCGGTATCGCAGTCCTTTCTGGGTCTGGATGAGTCTCAAGCCGGTTCGGATGCGGAGATCAACGAGCTGCTCAAGCAGTGGGCCGAACAGCAGTTTCTAGATCCGGAATCTGCGGCCGGGATTTATGAGAAACTGCTCACCCTGGTTGAGCCGCCGGTGATGGAAGTGGCTTTGGAAAAATTTCATGGGCAATGTGCGCCCGCGGCCCGCTGTCTGGGCTTGCATCGGACTACCCTGAGTAAGAAACTGAAACAGTACGACATTGAAAACAGCTGACACTGAAATCCTGAGGTGAACCTGCATGAGACTGATGACGCGCTCCCTGATTCTGCTGGCTTTGATCTTAGTGGCTGGTCCCGGTTTGCAACTGAGGGCTGCCGAGAAATCCAAACCGCTCAACTTCGTCTTCATTCTGGTGGACGATCTGGGCTACATGGATGTGGGCTGCAATAACCCGGATACCTTTTACGAAACGCCACACATTAACCGGCTCGCGAAGTCCGGCATGCGGTTCACCAATGGTTACGCTGCGAATCCGGTCTGCAGTCCCACGCGATACAGCATCATGACGGGTAAATATCCAACCCGCGTGGATGCGACGAATTTCTTTTCCGGGAAACGTGCGGGTAAGTTTCTGCCGGCTCCCCTCAATGACCGGATGCCTCTGGATGAAGTGACGATTGCCGAAGCACTCAAGGAGCACGGATACTCCACGTTCTTTGCAGGGAAGTGGCATCTGGGACCGAGTGAAGAGTTCTGGCCGGAGAAACAGGGTTTTGACGTCAACAAGGGAGGCTGGTCGCGCGGCGGTCCTTATGGAGGCAAGCGATACTTCTCGCCTTATGGTAATCCGCGGTTGAGTGATGGTCCGGATGGCGAGCATCTGCCCGATCGTCTGGCGACGGAGACGGCGGAGTTTATCGACGCGCATCGCGAGCAGCCGTTCTTTGCGTATCTCGCTTTCTATTCGGTGCATACCCCGTTGATGGGACCCAATGCACTGGTCAAGAAATACAAAGAGAAGGCGCAGCGACTGGGGCTGGAAGGCAAAGTCGAATTTGTTGACGAGGAACAGGTCTTCCCCACAGACCAGAAGCGAAAGGTGCGGATTCTGCAGAAGCATGCCGTGTATGCGGCGATGGTGGAATCGATGGACCGGGCCGTGGGGAAAGTTCTGCAGCAACTGGAGGCATCTGGCGTGGCGGATAATACCGTGGTGATGCTGACGGCCGATAACGGGGGTCTGAGCACCTCGGAAGGATCGCCGACTTCCAATCTGCCTCTGCGGGGCGGTAAGGGCTGGTTATATGAAGGAGGGATTCGCGAGGTCTTTCTGATTCGTTGGCCGGGAGGGGGAAAGCCGGGAAGTGTCTGTGACGAGCCTGTCATTACTACCGATTTCTACCCGACAATTCTGGATCTGGCCGGGTTGCCTTTAAAGCCGGAACAGCATCTGGATGGTGTGAGTCTGAAACCATTCCTGCAGGGCGAAGAACCTCTGAAGCGGGAAGCGTTGTTCTGGCATTACCCGCATTATTCCAATCAGGGCGGGATACCCGGTGGTGCAATCCGGATGGATGACTGGAAACTGATCGAGCGTTTTGAAGATGGACAGGCCCACCTTTACAATCTGAAAACCGATGTGGGAGAGAAACAGGACCTGGCAGCGGCAGAGCCGGAACGTGTGAAAGAGATGCGTCGTCGATTGCACCAGTGGTACACCGAAACCGATGCGAAGTTTCTACAGGCCAAGCCCGGGGGACCGGAGCCCTGGCGTCCCGAAAAATAAAAACGTTGGAGAGGGAGCCGTTCCTGAGCGGGGCCACAGTGAGGCGCGGTATCCTGTATTGTAACTGTTTGATAAGGGGTTCATGAAAAATTCAAATTTGACCGAACTGGTTGGGAATTCTTGATATGTAGTCCTTTTATTTCCCTCGGATCTGCTATAATCGAGCTGTCACCCGACGTCAGTGATATCGCATCTACTTTTCGATGTCTCCGTTGAATTCTGCATTTCCCCGATCAAACTCTAATGATGATTGAGATAGTCGTATGGCACAGTCCACGCTGCCGGAACAGAGCGAAAAATACGTTCAGAAGCTAAACCTGTTGAGAGACAATCTGAGCGGCGTGATCCGGGGCAAATCTGAGAGCATCGACATGATGATGGTCGCGCTGCTTTCCAACGGTTCTGTGCTGATGGAAGATGTGCCCGGGACTGGAAAGACGACGCTGGCCAAAGCACTGGCCCGTTCGCTGGATGTTCCTTTCAATCGTGTGCAGTTTACGCCCGACCTGCTGCCGACCGATATCCTGGGATCATCAATCTATAACCCGGTAGACGGTACTTTTCATTTTCGCCAGGGGCCGATCTTCTGTAATATTCTGCTGGCTGATGAAATTAACCGGGCATCGCCCCGTACGCAGTCCGCGCTGCTGGAAGCGATGAGCGAATCGCAGGCGACGATCGAAGGCGTCCGGTATGAACTGCCTTCCCCGTTCTTTGTGCTGGCGACGCAGAACCCCGTTGATTTCCACGGAACCTATCCACTGCCGGAAGCGCAGCTGGACCGCTTTCTAATTCATCTGCAACTGGGATACCCGGATGCGGAAAATGAAATGGAGATCCTGTTCGCCCAGTCGACAGAGCACCCGGTCGATCATCTGGAGCGGGTGTTGAACCACGAAGAAGTGGTTCGGATGCAGGAGCAGGTCAAGACGGTGCATGTCGAACAGAGTGTTGCCCGCTACATGATTGATCTGGTCCAGGCGACGAGAAACGATCCGCGGTTGAAGCTGGGCGTGAGCCCCCGTGGTTCTCTGATGTTGTTTCGGGCGTCCCAGGCGATTGCCTATCTGAAATCGAGAACCTACGTGCTGCCGGATGATGTGCAGCAGATGGCAGACTATGTGCTGGCGCATCGTCTGATTCTGACATCGAAAGCAAAATACAGCAGTATCACCAAAATGGATGTGGTGTCCGATATTGTCAGCAAAGTGAAAGTTCCAAACTAACCGGGAAACACGTTACCAGAGTATTCCTCTGCCGGAGCGGGAGTGTTGCTGATTCCTGCGATGGCAGTCCAGTCATGTTGAATCCGTTATGCACGTCTCGGAATACGATCCTTATTCGCCCACGATTCGCAAGAAAGACTCGTTCACCAACCGGCTGCTGCTGGTGCGGATGCACAAGCATTACTGGTATTACCGGGTGACTTATCCCGGAAAGGTGTTACTGTTCGGTTTCTTCCTGTCGGGCATTGGTACGATTTCAGTGTCGGTGCCGATTTATAATCTCTTCAGTATTCTGATGGCATTGATCCTGGTAGACGGGCTCGCTTCCTGGTTTTTTCGTCCCCGCTGTGAACTTGAGGGGGACTTCCCCTCACAGACGACGGCCGGACAGCCAGCGGTGGGACACTTTACAGTGACGAATCGGGGTTGGCTGCCCGTGTATGATATGGCGGTCGCTTTCCGCTGGCTGGAGAAGCCACTGGCCCAGATCGACCGGGATGATACTTTGAATTACCTGCCCAAAGGCGAATCGGCCGAGGTGACTGTTACCATCGACGCACCGCAGCGGGGCTTTTATGCATTACCCAAGCTGGGCGTACACACGCTGTTTCCTTTTCATCTGAACCGGTCGGGGAGTGCAGCACTGCCGGGGAAATCGCTACTGGTGCTGCCTGCGTTTCATAAGCTGACGAGTGTGGATTTACCGGTGGGGAGCAAGTTTCAGCCGGGCGGAATTGCGTTGACATCCAACGTGGGGGAATCTCCCGAGTATGTGGGCAACCGCGAATATGTGCCGGGTGAACCGGCGCGGCGACTCGACTTTCGCTCCTGGGCGCGACTCGGTAAACCGGTGGTTCGCGAATACCAGGAAGAATATTACTGTCGCATCGCGCTGATTCTGGATACCTATATGCCGACGGAACCCTGGCTGAAGCGGAAGTGGAAATCACTGGGGCAGCGGACCGGGTTGGGAACTCCCACCGCGGAGACGACGAATGTGCTGGAAGCGGGGATCAGCCTGACGGCATCGATAGCGGATGCACTGGCGCGGGGTGAGTATCTGATCGACCTGTTTGCGGCGGGACCGGAGTTGTATGTGTTTCGAGCCGGTCGGCATACGGCCCATTTTGATAATGTGCTGGAGATTCTCTCCTGCGTCGATCGTTGTCCCGACGATCCATTCGAGACGATCGGACCTGCGGTATTTGAAGAGCTGTCGAATGTCTCGACGGCGGTCTGCCTGTTCCTGGACTGGGATCATCAGCGGGAAAAGATGGCGCGGGCGGTACTCGATTCCGGCGCGAGTCTGAAGACGATTATCATTCATGACGGTCCGACAACGGTGCCTTACAACGCAGACGAATTCGGCGAAGCATATCATTTCACACCTGAAGAGATCGCACGCGGAAAGGTGGAAACGATATGAATGCGCAGCGGACGATTGCTTTCACGATGCTCAGCCTGGAATGTGCGACGTTTTCGATTCTCTCGGAGACGCTGTTTTTCTCCTTCAGCATCATCGTGCTGGCGGCGCTGTCGTATTTCTCCGTATTGCGTTACTCGTTTTCCAAACGGCAGGTATTCTGGGTTACCAGCGCTCTAGCGGTGCT
This window harbors:
- a CDS encoding FG-GAP-like repeat-containing protein gives rise to the protein MPARSYCFLFLALLMACGKQESSSPPEDTFTTETRHTEFETEIQNFCGHCHACPDPGVLTKAAWRMQIPREYAHYEQSPNQSLRVPPMPEVIRYFEALAPEQHELPSQIENLAPGPVDFQRQPFPRLDDDPLPGVSNLNWVAGKTPHELLLTDLGSGRVGRIRFSERQPLFEPLAKLHHPAHIERIDLNGDQHDDYLIADLGSFGPEDHDRGSVEALLFDPQSDSYRQQSLQAGLGRVADAKAADFDADGDLDLIVAEFGWHKTGRLLYLENVSPATDDLKYRLQVLDPRHGASHVLITDWNQDGLPDFVALFSQEHETIVAFLNQGQGQFRTETIFQAPDPAYGSSCIDLVDLDQDGDLDLLYTNGDTMDSFELRPSHSVQWLENQGRFPFKPHHLAPLTGAYGVTHGDFDQDGDIDLAACTMTWNYDQRRNTIVWYEQTKPGQFVPHPLDYSRGQHPVITAGDFDGDGKPDLAVGNFEARETDQVDQGEWFSIWWNKGSRSAQSE
- a CDS encoding SGNH/GDSL hydrolase family protein, producing the protein MRVNQRTIWLRVFSLVCLLASATILQAADQPLTDFTTDEKDKTHWFDIQNLDVEGKGWTDTESFYDRLPQKAKGVVRPPVWSLSKHSAGMAVRFVTDATTIKARWTLTSASLAMNHMAATGVSGLDLYVKTESGKWRWLGVGRPAQQTTTATLVTGIIPGKREYMLYLPLYNGVKSVEIGIPESSQLWKAPAREAGKDKPLVFWGTSITQGGCASRTGMVHTAILGRRLDRPVINLGFSGNGRMEPEVAKLVAELDASVFIMDCLPNVTADTVKKETVPLVKTLRAAHPETPILLVEDRTYTNAYLKPSSQERHRTSRAALKAGYEQLKKEGVKNLYYLEGDNLLGDDFEGTVDSSHPTDLGFFRQADAFEEALRPILEQQEQAQ
- a CDS encoding DUF1559 domain-containing protein, whose protein sequence is MRPRRGFTLIELLVVIAIIAILIALLLPAVQQAREAARRTQCKNHLKQLGLAIHNYVSSYRYLPPGASVDLAVTSTGNNGSWGVHGRILPMLEQGNLYDNVDLSTAWDFQAAIDGLKIPVYACPSDPNSDRVRDPGGGKVKLYPTNYGFNYGTWFVFDPTNGSSGNGAFYPNASLTMASFTDGTSNTLLAAEVKGWQPYTRNGGPSTTTIPGTASEAATIVASGADFKTNTGHTEWPDGRVHHTGFTVTMNPNTYVPYTSGGTEYDADFNSWQEGKNGSAGSPTYAIITSRSFHTGVVNAVLVDGSVRTISENISLEIWRALGTRMNGEVIGEF
- a CDS encoding sensor histidine kinase encodes the protein MRWPLRYQILIPMVGIMVCAIVGVTLLHAWLATHQIKVQVRDQFRQIAHTLNDATFPLTVAVLNQTKGLSGADFVLVGAEDQVLSSTRPDFTPAPIQGTPPSWDELQISDVIEAGDAPFFHSVVKLQPRIPGAGVRYLHIYYPVRQYREAIANAVYPSLIAGSIALIVVAILATVIAARVTRPLQRLDRKVVQIARGDFQPMILPERDDEIRDLSTSINQMAELLGDYEDEVKRSERLKTLGQLRGAIAHQLRNAVTGCRIALDLYLRKSPEYQEDETLQVANRQLCMIEQYLQSFLENKGGHFSSFEPVCLNELVARVVSLVDPTARHVGIALKDETGSEPLVVEGDAESLEQLISNLALNAIEAAVAVQEAQGISGEVCVRLFPTGEESVTLEVSDTGPGPESSIVNKMFEPLVTAKRDGTGLGLFVAREIVQNHGGEILWERREERTCFMVELPLVQTEKACVETIDR
- a CDS encoding sigma-54-dependent transcriptional regulator, with protein sequence MSKLLIVDDEESICWGLSQLGESHGHEVMMASTAEQALSLAEKDRPDVVVMDVRLPGMDGLTAMQGLYERIGPVPVIVITAYGDLQTAVEAVRNGAFDYIVKPFDLAQMEQVLEKAVKEAGREELQPGEPRQLEGLVGSTPEMQLVFKSIALVAASDASVMLTGESGTGKEVAAQAIHRFSDRASGPFVAVNIASLSESLAESELFGHVPGAFTGAESGRMGFLEQANGGTLFLDEVADIPLSIQIKLLRALEEGEVLPVGSTQRVKTNFRVITASHRNLESLIKRGKFRHDLYFRLCTFEIDIPPLRKRVGDIRLLAEFFLERFVDRQTGMQHRLTAETITELERRPWYGNVRELRNAIEHAALRARGGTILPEDLPAPVSQSFLGLDESQAGSDAEINELLKQWAEQQFLDPESAAGIYEKLLTLVEPPVMEVALEKFHGQCAPAARCLGLHRTTLSKKLKQYDIENS
- a CDS encoding sulfatase, which produces MTRSLILLALILVAGPGLQLRAAEKSKPLNFVFILVDDLGYMDVGCNNPDTFYETPHINRLAKSGMRFTNGYAANPVCSPTRYSIMTGKYPTRVDATNFFSGKRAGKFLPAPLNDRMPLDEVTIAEALKEHGYSTFFAGKWHLGPSEEFWPEKQGFDVNKGGWSRGGPYGGKRYFSPYGNPRLSDGPDGEHLPDRLATETAEFIDAHREQPFFAYLAFYSVHTPLMGPNALVKKYKEKAQRLGLEGKVEFVDEEQVFPTDQKRKVRILQKHAVYAAMVESMDRAVGKVLQQLEASGVADNTVVMLTADNGGLSTSEGSPTSNLPLRGGKGWLYEGGIREVFLIRWPGGGKPGSVCDEPVITTDFYPTILDLAGLPLKPEQHLDGVSLKPFLQGEEPLKREALFWHYPHYSNQGGIPGGAIRMDDWKLIERFEDGQAHLYNLKTDVGEKQDLAAAEPERVKEMRRRLHQWYTETDAKFLQAKPGGPEPWRPEK
- a CDS encoding AAA family ATPase — translated: MAQSTLPEQSEKYVQKLNLLRDNLSGVIRGKSESIDMMMVALLSNGSVLMEDVPGTGKTTLAKALARSLDVPFNRVQFTPDLLPTDILGSSIYNPVDGTFHFRQGPIFCNILLADEINRASPRTQSALLEAMSESQATIEGVRYELPSPFFVLATQNPVDFHGTYPLPEAQLDRFLIHLQLGYPDAENEMEILFAQSTEHPVDHLERVLNHEEVVRMQEQVKTVHVEQSVARYMIDLVQATRNDPRLKLGVSPRGSLMLFRASQAIAYLKSRTYVLPDDVQQMADYVLAHRLILTSKAKYSSITKMDVVSDIVSKVKVPN
- a CDS encoding DUF58 domain-containing protein is translated as MHVSEYDPYSPTIRKKDSFTNRLLLVRMHKHYWYYRVTYPGKVLLFGFFLSGIGTISVSVPIYNLFSILMALILVDGLASWFFRPRCELEGDFPSQTTAGQPAVGHFTVTNRGWLPVYDMAVAFRWLEKPLAQIDRDDTLNYLPKGESAEVTVTIDAPQRGFYALPKLGVHTLFPFHLNRSGSAALPGKSLLVLPAFHKLTSVDLPVGSKFQPGGIALTSNVGESPEYVGNREYVPGEPARRLDFRSWARLGKPVVREYQEEYYCRIALILDTYMPTEPWLKRKWKSLGQRTGLGTPTAETTNVLEAGISLTASIADALARGEYLIDLFAAGPELYVFRAGRHTAHFDNVLEILSCVDRCPDDPFETIGPAVFEELSNVSTAVCLFLDWDHQREKMARAVLDSGASLKTIIIHDGPTTVPYNADEFGEAYHFTPEEIARGKVETI